In one Hemiscyllium ocellatum isolate sHemOce1 chromosome 27, sHemOce1.pat.X.cur, whole genome shotgun sequence genomic region, the following are encoded:
- the LOC132828648 gene encoding probable G-protein coupled receptor 139, which translates to MAIADLLVIITEVILNQINAHYFPVCFLDITPICSLRKVLQRGAIDCSVWFTIIFSFDRFVAICCQTLKTKYCTEKAAAVVLATTSIVLLLKNIPFYFTQEPEEIVNNVPWRCIDKETFYTEVGWMGFAWFDRIMTPLVPFALILLFNALTIRHIITVSQVRKELRCQSKRQNDSDSEMESRRKSMILLFSISGSFILLWLVNVIEFFYYQILGIDRLRYYDSEYIFQQAGIMLRNLSCCTNTFIYAATQSKFRAKFTNAVKYLMS; encoded by the coding sequence ATGGCAATagcagatctactggtcattatcacagAGGTCATACTGAATCAGATCAACGCACATTATTTCCCAGTGTGTTTTTTGGACATCACACCAATCTGTAGTCTTCGCAAGGTCCTGCAACGTGGAGCCATAGACTGTTCTGTATGGTTTACAATCATTTTCTCTTTTGACAGATTTGTAGCTATTTGTTGCCAGAcgttgaaaacaaaatattgcactgaaaaaGCTGCAGCTGTGGTTCTTGCAACAACAAGCATCGTGCTGCTATTAAAAAACATTCCATTCTATTTCACTCAGGAACCCGAAGAGATCGTCAACAATGTACCATGGAGATGCATCGATAAGGAAACATTCTATACCGAAGTTGGCTGGATGGGATTTGCTTGGTTTGATAGGATTATGACACCATTGGTTCCATTTGCTTTAAttctgctgttcaatgctctAACAATCAGGCACATTATAACTGTCAGTCAGGTTCGTAAGGAACTGAGATGTCAGAGCAAGAGACAGAATGACAGTGATTCAGAGATGGAGAGTAGAAGAAAGTCTATGATTTTACTCTTTAGCATATCTGGCAGTTTCATACTTCTATGGCTGGTGAACGTTATTGAATTCTTTTATTACCAAATTTTAGGAATTGATCGCCTCCGTTACTATGATTCTGAATATATATTTCAACAAGCTGGAATTATGTTGAGAAATTTAAGTTGCTGTACAAACACCTTCATTTATGCGGCAACTCAGTCCAAATTCAGAGCGAAGTTCACCAATGCAGTGAAATATTTGATGTCATAA